The Gymnodinialimonas sp. 57CJ19 genome includes a window with the following:
- a CDS encoding autoinducer binding domain-containing protein, whose product MHFATPIDHLEPYLMTQDASALWDRLHVDLENAGFLRIFYAASRRRQANTQQSQHDTIVKSSYGDEFDEFFVNGAAFESDVNTEWALNSQGAVSWDLTRRLKSEGKLSPRQVAIHERCLDLGLVNGYTISLRNYGSGLITGFGLSADDIAQQEQVDRIWVENRKLLFCVLSAFDLSTRLLPQVPDGEELTERQREVLAWVGDGKTIDDISEIMGLHRSTIVKHMREARERLRVANTLQAVMRATLQGQIYR is encoded by the coding sequence ATGCACTTCGCAACGCCGATTGACCATCTTGAACCCTACCTAATGACGCAGGATGCTTCTGCGCTTTGGGATCGGTTGCATGTTGATTTAGAGAACGCGGGGTTTCTGCGGATTTTCTATGCGGCGTCGCGCCGACGCCAGGCGAACACCCAACAATCTCAACACGATACCATTGTGAAGTCGAGCTACGGCGACGAGTTCGACGAGTTCTTTGTCAACGGTGCGGCATTTGAATCTGACGTAAATACTGAATGGGCGTTGAATAGTCAGGGCGCAGTCAGCTGGGATTTGACGCGCCGATTGAAGTCGGAAGGCAAGCTCTCTCCTCGTCAGGTTGCAATTCACGAACGCTGTCTCGATCTTGGCCTGGTGAACGGATACACCATCAGCCTTCGCAACTATGGTTCAGGCTTGATCACCGGTTTTGGCCTAAGCGCTGACGATATTGCACAACAGGAACAAGTCGACCGGATTTGGGTAGAGAACCGAAAGCTGTTGTTTTGCGTTTTGAGCGCGTTCGATCTTTCGACCAGGCTGCTCCCGCAAGTTCCTGACGGTGAGGAGCTGACGGAACGCCAGCGGGAAGTTCTCGCCTGGGTTGGCGATGGCAAAACCATCGATGATATTTCTGAAATAATGGGGCTGCATCGCAGCACAATCGTCAAGCACATGAGAGAAGCGAGGGAGCGGCTGAGGGTTGCAAATACGCTCCAAGCTGTCATGCGCGCGACCTTGCAGGGGCAGATTTACAGATGA
- a CDS encoding DUF3363 domain-containing protein: MSRDDDVRLRPGRIRNGSPPARRATRFVGEVMRAARKTGHTGKRFGGSSSGRSIGGRGRFARTAKGFSRDSRRVIIKARVVRHSGARYRSVPLSQHIGYLRRDGVGQDGQRADLFGHDSDRLEGRAFTETWEEDRHHFRFIVSPEDAHQLEDLRAFSRDLMARAERDLGTKLDWVAVDHWNTDNPHVHILVRGKADDGRDLVISRDYISHGLRARAEDLVQLELGPRSAREITSDLERQVTTERWTDLDRGLRALADDHAGIVDLRRGTPEPRDPELRRLMIGRAQKLQRLGLATPVLPAVWELKPGAENTLRDLGLRGDIIKTMHRALAIGPDRADFDFAIEGTPSTPILGRLVERGLQDEHHGTGYAIIDGVDGRVHHLRFPDIAATGDTAPDGIVETRLWTPKAGGRARLALVGRSDLDLSNQIGAKGATWLDRLQLARDRVQLSGSGFGAEVRTAMACRANHLVDMGLAQRQGQRVNFSRDLLSTLRARELDAQAAKLATKTGLMRYRHHEGDAVEGTYRQRLNLASGRFAMIDDGLGFSLVPWTPQLDRQLGRSVSGMVRSGGGIDWTLGRSRGLSR; encoded by the coding sequence ATGAGCCGGGACGACGACGTCCGACTGCGCCCAGGTCGCATCCGAAACGGCAGCCCCCCTGCACGCCGGGCGACCCGCTTCGTCGGCGAAGTGATGCGCGCGGCCCGGAAGACTGGCCATACGGGCAAGCGCTTCGGCGGATCGAGCAGCGGCCGTTCGATCGGAGGCCGGGGACGATTTGCCCGAACCGCCAAAGGGTTCTCGCGTGACTCCCGTCGCGTCATCATCAAGGCCCGCGTAGTTCGGCACAGCGGGGCCCGATATCGGTCTGTTCCGCTTTCCCAACACATCGGGTATCTGCGGCGCGACGGGGTCGGCCAGGATGGGCAACGCGCCGATCTCTTTGGCCACGACAGCGACAGGCTTGAAGGTCGTGCTTTCACTGAGACCTGGGAGGAGGATCGGCACCACTTCCGCTTCATCGTGTCGCCCGAGGATGCCCATCAACTCGAAGACCTGCGCGCCTTCTCCCGTGACCTGATGGCCCGCGCCGAGCGCGACCTCGGCACGAAGCTCGACTGGGTGGCGGTCGATCACTGGAACACCGACAACCCGCATGTCCACATCCTCGTGCGCGGCAAGGCAGACGATGGCCGCGATTTGGTCATCTCGCGGGACTACATCTCCCACGGTCTACGCGCTCGCGCCGAAGATCTTGTGCAGCTCGAACTCGGTCCCCGAAGTGCGCGCGAGATCACCAGCGACTTGGAGCGCCAAGTCACCACTGAGCGCTGGACCGACCTTGATCGAGGCCTGCGTGCACTAGCTGACGATCATGCAGGCATTGTCGATCTGCGCCGGGGCACGCCAGAGCCCCGCGACCCGGAGCTGCGCCGCCTGATGATCGGGCGCGCGCAAAAGCTGCAGCGGTTGGGATTAGCGACCCCCGTCCTCCCAGCCGTTTGGGAGTTGAAGCCGGGGGCAGAAAATACACTGCGCGATCTTGGCCTGCGCGGCGACATCATCAAGACGATGCATCGCGCACTGGCAATTGGCCCGGACCGTGCGGACTTCGACTTCGCTATCGAAGGCACACCCTCGACCCCAATTCTCGGACGGCTCGTTGAGCGCGGCCTACAGGATGAACATCACGGCACGGGTTATGCAATCATCGACGGGGTTGATGGACGTGTTCATCACTTGCGGTTTCCAGATATCGCCGCGACCGGCGACACTGCCCCCGATGGCATTGTCGAGACGCGCCTGTGGACGCCGAAAGCGGGCGGTCGGGCGCGGCTGGCACTGGTCGGTCGCTCCGATCTGGATCTGTCCAATCAGATCGGGGCCAAAGGCGCGACCTGGCTCGATCGGTTGCAACTGGCTCGTGATCGCGTACAGCTCAGTGGATCAGGGTTTGGGGCTGAGGTGCGGACGGCCATGGCCTGCCGCGCAAACCATCTCGTGGACATGGGGCTGGCGCAACGGCAGGGCCAGCGGGTGAACTTCTCCCGCGACCTCCTCTCCACGCTGCGGGCTCGCGAACTGGACGCGCAGGCAGCAAAGCTCGCAACGAAGACGGGCCTGATGCGCTACCGCCACCACGAGGGCGACGCTGTCGAAGGGACCTACCGCCAACGCCTCAACCTCGCCTCAGGCCGCTTCGCCATGATCGACGACGGGTTGGGGTTCTCCTTGGTGCCCTGGACACCGCAATTGGACCGCCAGCTCGGACGTTCCGTCTCCGGGATGGTCCGATCAGGCGGCGGCATCGACTGGACCCTCGGCCGCAGTCGCGGCCTCAGCCGTTGA
- a CDS encoding DUF2493 domain-containing protein — MSHIYPQTQSSTAVVLEELQLYGWHAFSDQPDPRPLPEADALRTAVIDIFDALVVTLSDTRLEPDLDDLLWATTNLFHRKATRVDRDLDANEQAQKRAQREQDGSEVRSVELETLIAEGLTLLERRNTYEAMRGLAADLFETHLGQTWHPRTGSHVNHRAMTASLIDSRDHIAAKRGADLEPLLPVGPKIAFSGGLDSVDHTAIWDALDRVHAKHDGMVLLHGGAPRGAERIASAWADKRGCPQIVFKPNWSRHGKAAPFKRNDTLIEALPIGLVVFPGSGITDNLADKARSMGIPLFDFRPKLAPSA; from the coding sequence ATGTCCCACATTTATCCTCAAACCCAATCCTCGACCGCTGTCGTTCTAGAGGAACTGCAACTCTACGGTTGGCACGCCTTCAGCGATCAACCTGACCCGCGACCGCTGCCAGAAGCTGACGCCTTACGCACGGCTGTCATTGACATCTTCGACGCACTCGTCGTCACTCTGTCGGACACTCGACTTGAGCCCGACCTTGACGACTTGCTCTGGGCCACTACCAACCTTTTCCACCGCAAAGCCACACGGGTTGATCGTGATCTGGATGCCAACGAACAGGCGCAGAAACGGGCGCAGCGCGAACAAGACGGGTCGGAAGTTCGCTCGGTTGAACTGGAGACATTGATCGCCGAAGGCCTTACGCTTCTAGAACGACGCAACACGTATGAAGCTATGCGCGGTCTCGCCGCAGATCTATTCGAAACCCATCTTGGCCAGACATGGCATCCGCGCACTGGCAGCCATGTGAACCATCGCGCCATGACCGCATCGTTGATCGACAGCCGCGACCATATCGCTGCAAAGCGCGGAGCCGATCTTGAACCGCTGTTGCCAGTTGGTCCAAAAATCGCCTTTTCCGGTGGGCTCGATTCTGTTGATCACACCGCGATCTGGGATGCGCTTGATCGTGTCCATGCCAAACATGATGGCATGGTACTTTTGCACGGAGGTGCTCCGCGAGGAGCCGAGCGTATCGCGAGTGCTTGGGCCGATAAACGCGGCTGTCCGCAGATCGTATTCAAGCCCAACTGGTCGCGTCACGGAAAAGCGGCTCCGTTCAAGCGCAACGATACGTTGATTGAGGCTCTGCCCATAGGCCTCGTGGTCTTTCCGGGGTCAGGCATCACCGACAACCTCGCCGACAAGGCCCGTTCAATGGGGATCCCACTGTTCGATTTTCGTCCGAAGCTCGCCCCCTCCGCCTAA
- a CDS encoding helix-turn-helix transcriptional regulator yields MDSRRILAVNLKKFRGERSFSQEDLAHLAELDRTYISALERSRYSASLDVLDKLAAALGVKSSELLTGETSPMEPE; encoded by the coding sequence ATGGACAGCAGACGTATCCTTGCAGTTAATCTGAAGAAATTTCGGGGTGAGCGCAGTTTTTCGCAAGAAGATCTGGCTCATCTCGCTGAGCTTGACCGCACATACATAAGTGCGCTCGAGCGATCGCGGTATTCCGCGAGCCTCGATGTTCTTGACAAGCTTGCGGCCGCTTTAGGGGTCAAATCAAGCGAGTTGTTAACGGGAGAGACGTCGCCGATGGAGCCGGAATAG
- a CDS encoding DUF2285 domain-containing protein has product MEGFALSINCDGIAEFTGADQLDREMMKTFLRLLDAYHEQASWKEAAEIVLDLDVESDPQGSRALFDKTLKRALWLRDRGYLGLVRSTPS; this is encoded by the coding sequence TTGGAGGGCTTCGCTTTGTCTATCAATTGCGATGGCATTGCTGAATTTACGGGTGCGGACCAACTGGACCGCGAAATGATGAAGACGTTTCTTCGACTTCTGGACGCCTATCACGAGCAGGCCAGCTGGAAAGAAGCTGCGGAAATCGTTCTGGATCTTGACGTCGAGAGCGATCCACAAGGTTCGCGTGCTTTATTCGACAAGACCCTAAAAAGGGCTCTCTGGCTGCGGGACAGAGGGTATCTCGGCCTTGTCAGATCGACCCCGTCCTAA
- a CDS encoding toprim domain-containing protein, translating to MEHPAKVIARTLAADADAVCRHYLSNGRQQGRYWIVGNVENAPGRSLYVRLTGPMSGPGAAGKWSDAATGEHGDLLDLIAATMRISTLTDTLEEARRFLVLPQPAPRLKSYAPAGRGSPKAARRLWAMGRPLAGTIAERYLINRGLSDVAHHKALRFHPDCYYWREGHSPLEQPETWPALLAQVTDLNGRQTGLQRTWFDSATAQKAPVEPCRKAMGCLLGNGVWLGNPDDVTAAGEGLETMLSLRIALPALPAVAALSANHLSALRLPETTRRLYVAVDNDPAGRSAAKALAERAMNKSIEVVRLVPRLGDFNDDLRAFGLNELRVHLRPQLAPGDAGLALPD from the coding sequence ATGGAACACCCCGCCAAGGTTATCGCGCGGACACTGGCCGCCGATGCGGACGCTGTATGCCGCCACTACCTCTCCAATGGGCGCCAGCAGGGCCGATATTGGATCGTTGGCAATGTGGAGAATGCGCCCGGTCGCAGTCTTTATGTCCGTCTAACCGGGCCGATGTCGGGCCCCGGCGCTGCGGGAAAGTGGTCTGACGCCGCCACGGGCGAACATGGCGACCTACTCGATCTGATCGCCGCCACGATGAGGATCAGCACTTTGACTGACACTCTCGAAGAGGCGCGTCGCTTCTTGGTTCTTCCTCAACCCGCGCCCCGACTGAAGTCATATGCCCCCGCTGGACGAGGCTCGCCAAAGGCCGCCCGGCGTCTTTGGGCAATGGGGCGGCCCCTCGCAGGCACAATAGCCGAACGTTATTTGATCAATCGTGGGCTTTCAGATGTAGCGCATCACAAGGCGCTGCGGTTTCATCCGGATTGCTATTATTGGCGGGAGGGCCATTCACCGCTGGAGCAGCCAGAGACATGGCCCGCGCTTCTTGCGCAGGTGACGGATCTGAACGGCCGGCAGACTGGTTTGCAACGTACATGGTTTGACTCTGCGACAGCACAGAAAGCGCCTGTTGAGCCCTGTCGCAAGGCGATGGGATGCCTATTGGGAAACGGGGTCTGGTTGGGGAATCCTGATGACGTCACGGCAGCGGGTGAAGGTCTGGAAACGATGCTTTCGTTGCGAATAGCGTTGCCAGCGCTGCCCGCCGTTGCGGCGCTCTCCGCAAATCACCTTTCCGCGCTACGCCTTCCGGAAACCACGCGCCGTCTTTACGTTGCGGTCGACAACGATCCTGCGGGTCGCTCTGCGGCAAAAGCACTTGCGGAACGTGCGATGAATAAGAGCATTGAAGTTGTTCGGCTGGTCCCCCGGCTTGGTGACTTCAACGACGATCTGCGTGCTTTTGGGCTCAATGAGCTGCGCGTCCATCTGCGCCCGCAACTGGCGCCCGGGGATGCGGGCCTGGCGTTACCCGATTAA
- a CDS encoding DUF736 domain-containing protein, which produces MATIGTFKKTGSEFVGEIVTLSVQAKGVRVVPEDSTANGNAPSHRVFVGRAEIGAAWSKRSTEGRDYLSLKLDDPSFTAPIYANLFDDTIIEGDEETYSLIWSRPSSRRNGD; this is translated from the coding sequence ATGGCTACCATCGGAACCTTCAAGAAGACCGGCAGCGAATTCGTCGGAGAAATCGTAACCCTCAGCGTGCAAGCGAAAGGGGTCCGCGTTGTCCCCGAGGACAGCACCGCAAATGGCAACGCCCCTTCCCACCGCGTCTTCGTTGGCCGCGCAGAAATCGGTGCCGCATGGTCCAAGCGCTCTACGGAGGGCCGCGACTACCTGAGCCTCAAGCTCGACGACCCAAGCTTCACCGCGCCGATCTACGCCAACCTCTTCGACGACACGATCATCGAAGGCGATGAAGAGACCTACAGCCTCATCTGGTCGCGCCCCAGCAGCCGCCGCAACGGCGACTGA
- a CDS encoding S26 family signal peptidase, giving the protein MTIATPPLIAVCLSVGLITASELDRTPLFVWNQSESVPVGLYVLRPWNAPMLGDLAAIQLPSDLSDWTIERGYLGADTLLLKRVAATSGMSVCRDGLSVSVNSTIVAMAAVVDRNGRPLPSWMGCVTLGKDEVFLLNADVDDSLDGRYFGTINASQIVGQALPLWTRGE; this is encoded by the coding sequence ATGACCATCGCAACTCCTCCCCTCATCGCGGTCTGTCTTTCTGTCGGTCTGATCACGGCTTCAGAGTTGGACCGGACACCCCTTTTCGTGTGGAACCAGTCCGAAAGCGTGCCTGTCGGCCTTTATGTCCTGCGTCCATGGAACGCGCCAATGCTTGGCGATCTCGCAGCCATTCAACTGCCTTCGGACTTGTCCGATTGGACGATCGAGCGCGGCTACCTGGGCGCGGACACCCTTCTTCTCAAGCGCGTCGCGGCGACCTCCGGCATGTCGGTCTGTCGCGACGGCCTTTCCGTGTCGGTGAACAGCACCATTGTCGCGATGGCTGCAGTAGTGGACCGAAACGGACGCCCCCTTCCGAGTTGGATGGGGTGCGTCACGCTCGGCAAAGACGAGGTTTTCCTCCTCAATGCAGATGTCGATGACAGCCTCGACGGACGGTACTTTGGCACGATCAACGCAAGCCAGATTGTCGGCCAAGCGCTCCCTCTCTGGACGCGCGGAGAGTGA
- a CDS encoding helix-turn-helix domain-containing protein produces the protein MPDPNLGLPPRYLRTPEAARLLGLSGRTLEKHRTYGTGPRYSKIGGRVVYAVDDLQAWVTRGEKTSTSDETGDCVLPAKRHAAISPAYLRRDR, from the coding sequence ATGCCCGATCCAAATTTAGGCCTACCGCCCCGCTACCTCAGAACCCCGGAAGCCGCGCGCTTGCTCGGCCTCTCTGGACGCACACTGGAAAAACACCGCACCTATGGGACCGGGCCTCGCTACTCCAAGATCGGCGGGCGCGTCGTCTATGCGGTCGATGATTTGCAGGCTTGGGTCACCCGGGGCGAGAAAACCTCGACCTCTGACGAGACCGGGGACTGTGTGCTTCCTGCCAAACGCCATGCCGCGATCTCGCCCGCCTATCTGCGTCGGGACCGCTGA
- a CDS encoding conjugal transfer protein TraG has protein sequence MRRTDTSPATAILWGQLVIVSLVVLAFLWASTQWVAFRLGHQAALGPPLTDLFGWPVYRPWDFFFWWYWYDAYAPRVFVEGAAIAGGGGIAAIAVAILMSVLRAREASDVSTYGSARWATATDADVAGLLREDGVVLGRLNRRYLRHDGPEHVLCFAPTRSGKGVGLVIPSLLTWPGSAIVHDIKGENWQLTAGWRARIGPVLRFDPTDTSSAAYNPLLEVRRGVREVRDVQNIADILVDPDGHLDRRSHWEKTSHSLLVGAILHVLYAGEDKTLAGVATFLSDPRRSINATLNAMLNTPHLGDRPHPVVAQAARELLNKSPNECSGVLSTAMSFLGLYRDPVVANVTSRCDWRIADLVSGERPVTLYIVVPPSDISRTKPLVRLILNQIGRRLTEELEATTQHHRLLFMLDEFPALGRLDFFETQLAFMAGYGLKAFLIAQSLNQIEKAYGQNNAILDNCHVRVAFATNDERTAKRLSDALGTTTELRAMKNYAGHRLSPWLGHLMVSRQETARALLTPGEIMQLPPDDQIVLVSGAAPIRARKVKYYADAQLKTRVIGPPTCSARSPLKSELDDWSGMAPIASPAKDPDAASAKDEEGGIDRAHELSEKEKNAPVRSPREAEFEGLDDTQDKTASAQTVLERERSAARMAAMDRSGDMGLSD, from the coding sequence ATGCGCCGCACTGATACTTCGCCTGCCACCGCAATCCTCTGGGGCCAACTCGTGATTGTCAGTCTCGTCGTCCTCGCGTTCCTTTGGGCTTCGACACAATGGGTCGCTTTCCGCCTCGGACATCAAGCGGCACTCGGCCCGCCATTGACCGATCTCTTCGGTTGGCCCGTCTACCGACCTTGGGACTTCTTCTTCTGGTGGTATTGGTACGACGCCTACGCGCCCCGCGTTTTCGTCGAGGGTGCCGCGATTGCGGGTGGAGGTGGGATCGCCGCGATCGCCGTCGCAATCCTCATGTCGGTGCTACGTGCCCGCGAGGCGAGCGATGTCAGCACCTACGGCTCGGCTCGATGGGCAACGGCTACGGATGCGGATGTGGCGGGACTGCTCAGGGAAGACGGAGTGGTCCTCGGTCGGCTGAACCGTCGCTATCTGCGCCACGATGGTCCAGAACACGTGCTCTGTTTTGCACCCACCCGGTCCGGCAAGGGCGTGGGGCTTGTCATTCCCAGCCTGCTGACCTGGCCCGGGTCTGCCATCGTCCATGACATCAAGGGTGAAAACTGGCAGCTCACTGCTGGCTGGCGCGCGCGCATCGGGCCGGTGCTGCGCTTTGATCCAACGGACACGAGTAGCGCCGCTTACAATCCTCTCTTGGAGGTTCGGCGCGGCGTCCGTGAAGTGCGCGATGTCCAGAACATCGCCGACATCCTCGTCGATCCCGATGGGCACCTCGACCGGCGCAGCCATTGGGAGAAGACCAGCCATTCCCTACTGGTCGGCGCGATCCTGCATGTCCTCTATGCCGGCGAAGACAAGACACTGGCCGGGGTCGCCACCTTCCTCTCCGATCCAAGGCGCAGCATCAACGCGACGCTGAACGCAATGCTCAATACGCCGCATCTGGGGGATCGGCCGCATCCGGTCGTGGCGCAGGCCGCCCGCGAGCTTCTGAACAAATCCCCGAACGAGTGTTCTGGCGTTCTTTCAACCGCGATGTCGTTCCTAGGCCTCTATCGTGACCCGGTGGTTGCCAATGTCACATCGCGCTGCGATTGGCGGATTGCCGATCTGGTCTCCGGTGAACGCCCGGTGACGCTGTATATAGTGGTGCCACCGTCCGACATCTCGCGCACGAAACCACTGGTCCGACTAATCCTGAACCAGATCGGCCGACGATTGACCGAAGAGCTTGAAGCGACCACGCAGCACCACCGGCTCCTGTTCATGCTCGACGAGTTCCCGGCCTTGGGCCGCCTCGACTTTTTTGAGACGCAACTGGCGTTCATGGCGGGCTACGGTCTGAAAGCGTTCCTGATCGCGCAGTCGCTGAACCAGATCGAGAAGGCCTACGGACAGAACAACGCGATCCTCGACAATTGCCACGTTCGCGTCGCCTTCGCGACAAATGACGAGCGGACCGCGAAGCGATTATCCGATGCTCTCGGAACCACGACCGAATTGCGTGCCATGAAGAACTACGCAGGCCACCGGCTGTCGCCTTGGCTCGGACATCTGATGGTCTCGCGGCAAGAGACAGCACGTGCGCTATTGACCCCCGGCGAGATCATGCAACTGCCGCCCGACGATCAGATTGTCTTGGTGTCCGGCGCCGCGCCGATCCGCGCACGAAAGGTGAAATACTATGCCGACGCCCAACTCAAGACGCGCGTGATTGGACCGCCGACTTGCAGTGCGCGGTCCCCACTCAAATCGGAATTGGACGATTGGAGCGGGATGGCACCAATAGCCTCCCCTGCCAAAGACCCCGATGCCGCAAGTGCCAAAGACGAAGAAGGCGGCATTGATCGAGCGCATGAGTTGTCTGAAAAAGAGAAGAACGCGCCAGTCCGCTCTCCGCGCGAGGCGGAATTCGAGGGCTTGGATGACACTCAAGACAAGACAGCTTCCGCCCAGACAGTTCTCGAGCGCGAACGTTCAGCGGCGCGGATGGCCGCAATGGACCGGAGTGGCGACATGGGCTTGTCGGATTAG
- a CDS encoding DUF2840 domain-containing protein: MRTTVDLTWIEGRVERWIRFGRVAEETILTRADKRVAFEPGAIFALVRWSSNEYGTVESRLDILRAVKAGQRCSTVPYVSPGAGVLLRLSGWPKVEAALVAVDIVESYGIAPEDVCPNHWQHVHNRLTAGYEPRPYTPARHAAWLKRRAVTP, translated from the coding sequence ATGCGCACAACGGTCGATCTCACTTGGATTGAGGGGCGCGTCGAGCGCTGGATCCGCTTCGGGCGCGTTGCAGAGGAAACCATTCTGACGCGCGCGGACAAGCGGGTGGCCTTCGAGCCGGGCGCAATCTTCGCACTCGTGCGCTGGTCGTCGAATGAGTACGGCACGGTAGAAAGTCGGCTCGACATTCTTCGCGCCGTCAAGGCAGGCCAACGCTGTTCAACCGTTCCATATGTCTCGCCAGGTGCAGGCGTCCTTTTGCGTCTGTCCGGCTGGCCGAAGGTCGAGGCGGCACTGGTCGCGGTCGACATCGTGGAGAGCTACGGCATCGCGCCGGAGGATGTATGTCCCAACCATTGGCAGCACGTTCACAACCGTCTGACCGCGGGATATGAGCCCCGGCCTTACACACCGGCTCGGCATGCCGCTTGGCTCAAACGTCGCGCGGTGACGCCATGA
- a CDS encoding DUF6499 domain-containing protein codes for MARDWRNEADYTYIETLDVSGLAWECLRRNPEYCAQYPLMRDGLSSPAAWGLRFPG; via the coding sequence ATGGCCCGAGATTGGCGGAACGAAGCCGACTACACCTACATCGAAACGCTCGATGTCTCTGGATTGGCCTGGGAGTGTCTGCGCCGAAACCCAGAATACTGCGCGCAATACCCCCTGATGCGGGATGGCTTGTCGTCTCCCGCAGCCTGGGGGTTGCGATTTCCCGGTTGA
- a CDS encoding CopG family transcriptional regulator encodes MAKVRLNVYFDPALFDRLEAAAASRRVPKTHIVEAALASFLTPDEADQREAALVRRLDRMTRAIERFERDQEIAGEALALFIRFWLSAIPPVQDDLREAAMAQGKERYAGFVETLARRLAKGSTLAKELSRDIKGDEADTGGKI; translated from the coding sequence ATGGCAAAGGTCCGCCTCAATGTTTACTTCGATCCCGCCCTCTTCGACCGGCTTGAGGCCGCAGCAGCCAGCAGGCGCGTCCCAAAGACACACATCGTCGAGGCGGCGCTGGCTTCCTTCCTGACGCCCGATGAGGCAGATCAGCGCGAGGCAGCCCTCGTTCGCCGCCTAGATCGAATGACGAGGGCAATCGAACGGTTCGAGCGCGATCAGGAAATCGCGGGCGAGGCGCTGGCGCTCTTCATCCGCTTTTGGCTGTCCGCCATACCTCCCGTCCAGGACGACCTTCGAGAGGCTGCAATGGCCCAAGGAAAGGAGCGCTACGCCGGGTTTGTGGAGACCCTTGCAAGAAGGTTGGCAAAAGGGTCAACGTTGGCAAAAGAACTGAGCCGCGACATCAAAGGGGATGAGGCCGATACGGGGGGCAAAATCTGA